TAGTTGACAATTGCTTCTTTTAAGTATCCATTTTCGAAAAACTCTTCAACTGAAGTTGCACCATGTCTTTTGCTGAGCTTGCTTCTGTCAGGTGCCAGAATCATGGGAACATGTGCAAACTGCGGCGGCTGAATATTTAAGGCTTCATATATTATTAGCTGTTTTGGGGTGTTCGAAAGATGCTCTTCAGCCCTTATAACATGCGATATTTTCATAAGATAATCATCAATTACACAAACAAAGTTGTATGTTGGATTTCCATCAGACTTTAAGATTATAAAGTCATCTAACTGGTCATTTGAAAATTCAACATCTCCGCGTATGATATCATGCACAACTGTTGTTCCTTCCACAGGTGCTTTTATTCTAACAACTGCCTTTTCACCGTTTTCGATTCTTTTTTTTGCTTCTTCTAAACTGATATTCCTGCACTTTTTGCTGTACTTGTACGGTATCTTTTGCTGCCTTGCAATTTCTCTTTCTCTTTCTATCTCTTCCTGTGTACAAAAACAGTAATAAGCCTTTCCTTCTTCTAAAAGCTTTTTAATGTATTCAAGGTAGATTTCCTTTCTCTGAGATTGAAAGTACGGTCCAAATTCACCGCCAACATCAGGTCCTTCATCCCATTCAATTCCAAGCCATCTCAAGCTTCTCATAATACCTTTTGCCCACTCTTCTCTTGACCTTTCTAAATCGGTATCTTCTATACGCAAAATAAATTTTCCATTGTGTTTTTTGGCATATAGATAGTTAAAAAGTGCTGTCCTTGCACCACCTATGTGAAGCTGACCTGTTGGACTTGGTGCAAATCTAACTCTTACCATCTTTTTACTCCTTTCATTTAAAGCTTTATTTTGGTTCAGTGTTAGTTTTGTGACAGATTGTATTATAACATAAAAAAGTTAATGAAAGAGTATCTTATCTTTTTATCTACCTTATAATTCATGATAGAGCAAAAATATATTACATTTGCAAAAAACTGTTTAGAATTTGTAAATAAAAAATTAATTTTAATTTATGAAAATTTCCAATTATAACATAAAAAATTTATCTAATTTGCCCATTGCATTATGTTTTTTTTTTTGATATAACTATTTACAGTTACTTTATCCATTGAAAGGAGTTGATGATTGTTTGTATATATAACACCTTTTAAATACTTCAAAACTATTTCCCGTCAAAAAGGGCTCAAAGTTGATTAATTAACATTAAAAATTTATTATTCTGACAAGGTTTATTTTGACAATTCTGATATTAATAACTATTAGCAATAACTGTTACCTTGTTCTTCTTAAATTGCTTTAATGGAATATAGTCAAAGGAAAACTTTTAGAAAGTTCTTATAATAACACTCATATTGAGTTTTTACTGTAAAAAATTTAACAAAAGCAAGGGGGCTAAGTAGAATTGATTAAAAATAAATTTTATATTTCTCTTGCTTTAATTATAATACTGATATTTAACTTTTGTGTAGCTTTTTCGGCAAATTTAAAAGGTATTTACCTTGGCGTTAGCACTTACAGTAGTCCAAATGGCTCATGCACATATGGCGATAGAGCAGGTGCTCATTATGTTTATAATTTAGCCGATAGTTTATGGAGAAATGCATGGGTAACTGCTTATCTTATAAAACTCAACAGTGAAGCGAATGAGTCCTATTTGAAGAATACTTCGCTTACATCACAGGCTGATTTGTTAGTTTATTCTGGACATGGACTATGTTTTTCTAAAGAGAATGCTGCTCATTTTTTTGCAAGAAGTACAGGTGAAACTTGGCATAACAGTTCAATGGAATATAATGATGAGGTAAATGCAAGGACAAACGAAGTTCGATTTGGGCACAGTAATCTAAAATGGGTTATAATGTATACATGTAACTGGCTAAATAGCAACGGGGATCAAGAAAAATTAGAGAATATTTATAAAACATTTGAGGGCGCAACACTTGTTATGGGTTTTGCATCTACCATGTATTTAGACAGTCGTGAAGCAGTTGATTTTGTAAAGTTTTTAACGGGATACAAAGATAGCTTTGTAAAAGCATTTGTGAAAGCTGCAAGAATTTATCAGCCACAAAGGCAAGATGGTCAAAGCAGTATTGTTCGTATAATGGGATATAAATTAGCAGCAAATGATACTCTTTATAGTTTTTATGGTTGTCGACCTGAAAAAGAATGGTATAAAAATTACAAGCAAGGGTATGGTATATTAGCAGAGGAAAAAATAGCTCCAACTGGAGTTGTTATCAGGTAAATGAAAGGGGTTAAGCTAAATGAAGATAAAAACTGCTAAAATGCATACTATATCAAAAATATCTTTTATAGTGCTAATAATTGCTTTTATAGCAGGTTATTTTTTGTATATAAGACCAAACAAAATACCGCCGCTTAATATTCCTAAGCCGGGGAATGAAATACCTGAAATAGACTATAAAGTGACAGCCAAATTTGACAATTTACCTACTGAAGCTATGGTATACAGATTTATAAAGCCAAAAAACATAGATATAGAGATTAAATCTTTAGCTAAAATATTTGGACTAAAAGGTGAAATGGAATATCAACCTATATGGAGAACTTATTTGATAAAAGAGAAAATAGATGAAAAGTATTATCGTGCATTGGAATATGAAATTGACACAGGGAGATGGCATTATGAAGATAGCAAAGGACTTGATAATGATGATCCACAAAATCTACCTTCTGATGAAGAAGCAAAAAAAATTGCACTTGACTTTTTGAAAAAGAATGGTCTTTATGATAAAAGATTTATTTATTGTGCAGTTACAGACTCTTCATCTGGCGATAAAATTACAAATGATTATAAGGTTCATCACAAGAATGTATATTTTTATCCCGAGATAAAAGGAAAGCCTGTATATGGTGTTTCAAGGATATTAGTGGTTGTAGGTGATAATGGAAAGATAGTAGAAGTTTATAAATGGTATAAGGAGATTGAAGAATACAAAAAGGTAAAGATAATCTCTGCAGAAAAAGCTTTTGAAAAAGTTAAAAATAGAAAATCATCGAATAGTATCAATCATAAGGCAAAGTCTGCAACAATCAAAGAAGTTTTTCTTGCTTACTGGGAAGATGCAGGTACAATTGAAGAGCAGCCATATTTGCAACCTGTTTGGGTATTTGCCGGGGAGGCTGTGACTGAAGATGGGAAAGTAGAAAAATTTGATGCTGTTGTTCCGGCTATAGAGTAAAAGTTCGGACTGGTTGTTTATGTAGGGACGTCTCAAGACAATAATTTTTGATAATTAATATACAGTAAAAAATAAGAGGGTTGAGGTAAAGTTACCAACCAGCCCTCTTGCTTTTTATATTTCCTCTTGGCTACAAAAACAATAATAAGCTTTTCCTTCATCCCATTCAATTCCAAGCCACTTTAAGCTTTTCATAATCGCTTTTGCCCATTCTTCCCTTGACCTTTCTAAATCGGTGTCTTCTATACGCAAAATAAATTTTCCATTGTGTTTTTTAGCAAATAGATAATTAAGAAGTGCTGTCCTTGCACCGCCTATGTGAAGCTGACCGGTCGGACTTGGTGCAAATCTGACTCTTACCATCTTTTTACTCTTTTCATGCTAAGTTGCATTTTGATTAGCATTATAAGTTGTTTGGTTTATAACAGATTGTATTATAACACAAAAATGCTGTTGAGAGAGCTGATTTTTTGAGAAAGAAAATAAATATTTTTACTTTCAATTTCATAAACTGCATAGAAATTTAAAGAAATAAAGAGTAAATTAAAGCATGAAGTAGCTAGGTTTAAAAAATGAAGAGTAAAAAAGAAAAAAAGCGAAAAATGGATGTTGACATAGTATGAAATGTTTGAATAAAATCTTAGCATAAAATTCAATCCAGAAAGTGGACAAATAAAAAGATTTAGTTTATGTAGTAAGTAAGCATGGAAAAAAGGTAGAATAAAGATATTGAGTTAAGAGAAAGGTAGAATGAAGAAAAGATACTACTGTGTTAGGGAGAGAGACATAAAAGGCTGTAGTGCGGTATGGTTGGTAAAATTAGCAATTAGAAATAGGAAGATTGTTTTAATCGCAAAGTTAAGGAAGTTAAAAGAAAATTTGCTCAGTAGTATATGAAATGAGGCATGTCAACTCTTTTGTATTGGTTAGGGAGATCAGAGAAACAAAAATCCCCCAAATATGCTCTGAGGACAAAAATTTTAAAGCTGCCAATAGGGGGTGTAAGTTTTCTCTAATAAAAGCTAGTGCCTTTGTTGTTTTATTTTTTGTAATAGGTTGTTGAATAAAAGAAATTAACATAAAAGATAATAAATAGATATATAAAAAGCCATCCTCCTTGAGGTAAAATTATAGGAAGAGAAGACAAAAAACACATAACAAAGGAGGATGGCAATGACTAATTTTATTAAAACACAAAATCAAAAATTTTTAAAGATACTTATGACAATTGAGAAAGTAATAAAAGCTCTGGGATTAAAGATAAAAAGCAATAGAAGAGGAAGACCAAAGAAGTTTAAGTTAAGCCATATAATAGCTTGTTTTGTTTACAAAGTCAAAAACAAGATAAACAGCTTCAGGGAATTAGAATACAAGATAAACGAAGATGAAGAATTTAAAAAAGCTATAGGGATAGAGAAGAGCTTTTGACATTTCATATTTTTCGAAATGGGCAAAGGTAATTGAAGAAGAATATATAGAAGAAATAGCAAGAATTTTAGCAAGAAGAATAGCTCCGCAGACAAAAGTTTGTGCTATAGATTCTACCCCTTTGAGAAGTTCGAGGGGTGACAAAGAAGCAGGAACAGGAGTATGTATTAGTTTAGGTTTTTACAATGGATATAAATTACATGTAATAGCAACAGTTGGAGATGAGGTTATACCAATAGTATGGTGGTTGACACGTGCAAATGTCCATGACAGTAGAGTAGTAGAAGTTTTGTATTGATCTAAGATATTTGGCTTGATGTGATATTAGCGGATGCAGGTTATGATTGTGTAAAGTGGTTTGAGGTGGCAGATAAACTTGGGATAAAGTTTGTAGCGGCGGTAAATAAGAGAAATAGTAAGGATTTCGGTAATGTAAAAAATATTTTGAGGATAAAGAATATGGAATTTTTAAGAAGTGAAGAAGGACAAAGGTTATATAAGCAAAGGACAAAAATTGAAAGATTATTTGGGAAATTAGAAGGAGAATACAATTTAGAACAAGTAAGGTTAAGAGGTTTTAGAACATATAAGAGGCATGTGGACTGGATAATGATTACTTATTTGATAGAGGTCTATATTCAAAAAATTGAAAACTGTAAATTTTCTTTTAAATACACGTGGAATAATTTGTAATCCTATATAATAACATTAATGGTATAATTATTTATTCAACAACTTATTTGTAAGGTAAATTGATCTTTTTGAGAATATTAATGCATTCTTAGAAGCTTTCTATAATTTGTTTAAGAACTGGTCGAGTAGAGTTGTACTGAGGGTAATACATATTTAACACTTGTTTGATAGGCTTATCTTTGATTGTTTCCAATATTTCTCTTATTTATTTATGAAGTTCCTTTTGCCAATGATTACGATTTTAATTGTAAAGTGGGCGAGATTTTATTTTAACTTCCAAGAGTAAGAAAAAGTAAAAAAAAACAGAGGTATGGAGAATATAAATTATTAATGATTAAAGAGGTTGTTGAATAACAGAAATAGCCATATAGAGTAAACATAGTAACAAAAAAGTTTTTAAAAATATACTCATGAGCATTAAAGCACAAAATAAAAATTTTTAAGCTAATTATTTTGAAAAAATTACATTTTTTGTATACAGCCAAAGAAGAAGTGATACCGCTTTTTTGGATTTTAACAGAGGCAAATGAACATGACTTGAAAACAAGAAGAGCTTTTGTATAGGGCATGGGGCTTTGGCTGTGAGATTGTATTAACAGATGGAGGATACGATCGTAGCAGATTACATGTATAATTGTTAATATTTTTTATTCAACAACCTAATTTATAAATAAAAATACATACCAAAGAGAATGAAAATATGTGAACGTATTCTATTGAGAGTCAAACAGCAGAATGTCAAGAGGTAGGGGATAAAATGTACCAAATAAAAATAATATTCAAATTTTACTTAACTCAGCTTTTAAGAAATATTTGGCTAAACTTATTGGTATTAGTAAGTGTTTTATTTATGGTCATTTATGCTTATGATTTGTTTTGGACAGACCGTGGTCAAGCAGCATTTGTAAGTTCATATTTTCAGCAAAATCTTTTGCTTCCTTTTATCACTATTACATATATTGTTTGGATTTATTATAGCATTTCTAAAGGCGAATTTTGTGATTTAATGGATAGTTATTCTTTTCGTAATTGGCAGTTATATTTTGGAGTTTACGCAGCTGTTTTTATAGTGTTTTTATTTTATTCAATTTTGCAATTTAGTGTTATTATGTTAATCCGAACCCTTGTTTTTCACAAACATATAACATTGGGGACGATTTTTATATTCTTATTTCAAAATATCATCAATGTACTATTTTTATCATCATTCGGAGCATTCTGTGGAGTTGTTTTAAAAGAAAGTATATTGGGATATATAATAAGTTTTTTGGTTTTAATTATTAACATGTTTTTAGACAGGTTTACAATAAAAGCTCTGAGCATAGTAGAAATAATTCACTTGAACATTTTCAAAAGTTCGAATATAACTAACTTTGATATGACTCCTGTTGAGAAGGATATATTATTTTTAAGCCGTCTGTTTTTAATTACTTTTTCTCTGTTTTTATTGTTTTTAACTCTG
The sequence above is drawn from the Caldicellulosiruptor bescii DSM 6725 genome and encodes:
- a CDS encoding DUF6345 domain-containing protein; this encodes MIKNKFYISLALIIILIFNFCVAFSANLKGIYLGVSTYSSPNGSCTYGDRAGAHYVYNLADSLWRNAWVTAYLIKLNSEANESYLKNTSLTSQADLLVYSGHGLCFSKENAAHFFARSTGETWHNSSMEYNDEVNARTNEVRFGHSNLKWVIMYTCNWLNSNGDQEKLENIYKTFEGATLVMGFASTMYLDSREAVDFVKFLTGYKDSFVKAFVKAARIYQPQRQDGQSSIVRIMGYKLAANDTLYSFYGCRPEKEWYKNYKQGYGILAEEKIAPTGVVIR
- the gltX gene encoding glutamate--tRNA ligase, yielding MVRVRFAPSPTGQLHIGGARTALFNYLYAKKHNGKFILRIEDTDLERSREEWAKGIMRSLRWLGIEWDEGPDVGGEFGPYFQSQRKEIYLEYIKKLLEEGKAYYCFCTQEEIEREREIARQQKIPYKYSKKCRNISLEEAKKRIENGEKAVVRIKAPVEGTTVVHDIIRGDVEFSNDQLDDFIILKSDGNPTYNFVCVIDDYLMKISHVIRAEEHLSNTPKQLIIYEALNIQPPQFAHVPMILAPDRSKLSKRHGATSVEEFFENGYLKEAIVNYLLLLGWSPGEDRTIISLDEAIQKFELEKVSKNAAIYDINKLTWINGYYLKEIDIDDLYERMKYFYSKNGIDISSFDKEYVKSVLKLVREKVKTLVEVVSASTYFFDSNYEYEQKGVEKYFTADNLKCLQLLLNDLKNVQPFSSEEIEKLVRSKAEEFNTKAANLIHTIRMCISGRTVTPGLFEMMEVLGKDEVINRIEKTLKIFA